In one Streptomyces venezuelae genomic region, the following are encoded:
- a CDS encoding integrin alpha, with amino-acid sequence MRKNRSAALAAASFLLLTGAGIAAAPSAFAGTPGGTRADDRNSDFNGDGYEDVLVGAPGATVSGAKGAGLVTVQYGSTGGINTSNVARFSQSTAGVSGAAEAGDNFGKAVATGDLDGDGYDDAVIGIPGEDLDAGADAGGVAVLWGSKSGLTGSASSWLQSQEAAAGQQFGLGLAAAHFTADTPGDLLAVLDRDNVDLYVYEPAPQARGEASLRRQASERLGRSAAASAIVSKSLTTGDYDKNGYADLVASGTTDGDEPGHGWSVQFAGGADGLTYKNDLRGGPVAASGDINNDGYDDLVTGEPASPDDGGETMTGGLVGVRYGTEDGLVDEAKWWTQDAEGVPGVAERGDGWGADLSVADTNGDGYADVAIGAPGEDIGTVADAGAVWVLRGSENGMTATGAKSFDQNSADIPGEAEKGDKWGAQVRLTDPNRDGRFGLLAAAPGENTGDGVVWVLSANSGGVTAAGSWTYGAGSLGAPAADAAFGAAIDE; translated from the coding sequence GTGCGCAAGAACCGTTCGGCCGCCCTCGCCGCGGCATCGTTCCTTCTGCTGACCGGGGCCGGTATCGCCGCCGCCCCCTCCGCCTTCGCCGGCACCCCTGGGGGTACCCGCGCCGACGACCGCAACAGTGACTTCAACGGCGACGGGTACGAGGACGTCCTGGTCGGCGCCCCGGGCGCCACGGTGAGCGGCGCCAAGGGCGCCGGACTCGTCACGGTCCAGTACGGCTCCACAGGCGGCATCAACACCAGCAACGTCGCCAGATTCAGCCAGTCGACGGCCGGTGTCTCCGGCGCCGCGGAGGCGGGCGACAACTTCGGCAAGGCCGTCGCCACCGGCGACCTCGACGGCGACGGGTACGACGACGCGGTCATCGGCATCCCCGGGGAGGACCTCGACGCCGGGGCGGACGCCGGTGGCGTCGCCGTCCTGTGGGGCTCGAAGTCGGGGCTCACCGGCTCCGCGAGCAGCTGGCTGCAGAGCCAGGAAGCGGCCGCGGGCCAGCAGTTCGGTCTCGGGCTCGCCGCCGCGCACTTCACCGCGGACACGCCCGGCGACCTCCTCGCCGTCCTCGACCGGGACAACGTGGACCTCTACGTGTACGAGCCCGCGCCGCAGGCCAGGGGCGAGGCCTCGCTGCGCCGCCAGGCCTCCGAGCGGCTCGGCAGGTCGGCCGCCGCGAGCGCGATCGTGTCCAAGTCGCTGACCACCGGCGACTACGACAAGAACGGCTACGCGGACCTCGTCGCCTCCGGAACCACCGACGGGGACGAGCCCGGTCACGGCTGGTCCGTGCAGTTCGCGGGCGGCGCCGACGGCCTGACGTACAAGAACGACCTGCGCGGCGGCCCGGTCGCGGCCTCCGGGGACATCAACAACGACGGTTACGACGACCTCGTGACCGGCGAGCCTGCGTCCCCGGACGACGGCGGCGAGACCATGACCGGCGGTCTGGTCGGCGTGCGCTACGGAACCGAGGACGGCCTCGTGGACGAGGCCAAGTGGTGGACGCAGGACGCCGAGGGCGTGCCGGGTGTCGCCGAGCGCGGCGACGGGTGGGGCGCCGACCTGTCGGTCGCGGACACCAACGGCGACGGCTACGCCGACGTCGCGATCGGTGCGCCGGGCGAGGACATCGGGACGGTCGCCGACGCGGGCGCCGTCTGGGTGCTCCGCGGCTCGGAGAACGGGATGACGGCGACCGGCGCGAAGTCGTTCGACCAGAACTCCGCGGACATCCCCGGCGAGGCGGAGAAGGGCGACAAGTGGGGCGCGCAGGTGCGGCTCACCGACCCGAACCGCGACGGCCGCTTCGGGCTCCTCGCGGCCGCTCCCGGCGAGAACACCGGGGACGGTGTGGTGTGGGTCCTGTCCGCGAACTCCGGCGGGGTCACCGCCGCCGGTTCCTGGACGTACGGCGCGGGCTCGCTCGGGGCGCCGGCCGCGGACGCGGCGTTCGGCGCGGCGATCGACGAGTAA
- a CDS encoding glycoside hydrolase family 16 protein, with amino-acid sequence MGSHAAAGRRRRRPVVFGALGVSLLGALLCIPSAGGAPVSADACRTAGSTLPVGDCGPFWQVLAEDFNGDRVPLGAFRDCDHHADTSAAFCAGLDGSYRDNWWAYPTGWRDTANDRGREVVGVYHPEDTVSVGPAADGDGRMRIRMWRPADGGPVHASAVVPRAVMQMRYGKYSARIKVTKPAPGYKSAWLHHGGGCEMDHPEGEWTGPLTAFHHPCGGGEQGSYPGAEDWTAWHTVSTEWTPGHVRFFVDGRETGHDTRGVPDRPLSWVLQNESALEGPGAEPGSSAQLEITWVAAYAYGWK; translated from the coding sequence ATGGGATCACATGCTGCGGCCGGACGGCGGCGTCGGCGGCCGGTCGTGTTCGGGGCGCTCGGGGTCTCGCTGCTGGGGGCTCTGCTGTGCATCCCGAGTGCCGGGGGAGCGCCGGTGTCGGCCGACGCCTGCCGGACCGCGGGCAGCACGCTGCCGGTCGGTGACTGCGGACCGTTCTGGCAGGTGCTCGCCGAGGACTTCAACGGCGACCGGGTGCCGCTCGGCGCCTTCCGCGACTGCGATCACCACGCCGACACGTCCGCCGCCTTCTGCGCGGGGCTCGACGGTTCGTACCGGGACAACTGGTGGGCGTATCCGACGGGCTGGCGCGACACGGCCAACGACCGGGGGCGCGAGGTCGTGGGCGTCTACCACCCGGAGGACACGGTGAGCGTGGGGCCTGCGGCGGACGGCGACGGCCGTATGCGCATCCGTATGTGGCGGCCCGCCGACGGAGGGCCCGTCCACGCGTCGGCGGTGGTACCACGCGCGGTCATGCAGATGCGGTACGGCAAGTACAGCGCCCGCATCAAGGTGACCAAGCCGGCTCCCGGCTACAAGTCGGCCTGGCTGCACCACGGCGGCGGCTGCGAGATGGACCATCCCGAAGGCGAGTGGACCGGCCCCCTCACGGCCTTCCACCACCCCTGCGGCGGAGGCGAACAGGGCTCCTACCCCGGCGCCGAGGACTGGACCGCATGGCACACCGTCTCCACCGAGTGGACGCCCGGCCATGTCCGGTTCTTCGTCGACGGACGCGAGACCGGACACGACACGCGCGGCGTCCCCGACCGCCCGCTCTCCTGGGTCCTGCAGAACGAGAGCGCCCTGGAGGGACCGGGCGCCGAACCGGGCAGCAGCGCGCAGCTGGAGATCACCTGGGTGGCTGCGTACGCCTACGGATGGAAGTGA
- a CDS encoding phytanoyl-CoA dioxygenase family protein produces the protein MSASDRYLHRAPSDVPYFSSDADTYLAQTQLRDLKKTRPLRVLSEEDFAHWQTYGYIVVKQAIPREAAKDLLDFAWEFQGLDRGRPETWYEDREWRSDLDRELHVYGFVEAYHHQLIWDSRQTQRVYDAFVDVWDCEELWVTLDRLNLNPPNVKNRSRSLIAPTERGFDINLHWDVDTTLGVLPQRVQGIIALDDTREDHGGFQCCPELFRQFDRWKALQPDGRDPIRPAIDRDEMPVVRPELEAGDLLIWNGLLAHGVAPNTSKDGVRAVQYLSMMPALESHEELRRSRIDSWSNLSTPEWNATLLGDAHKHESLRYGTAALNDLGAKLLGLKSWNGEAACDASA, from the coding sequence ATGTCAGCGAGTGACCGCTACCTCCATCGAGCCCCCTCCGACGTCCCGTACTTCAGCTCGGACGCCGACACGTACCTGGCCCAGACCCAGCTGCGCGACCTCAAGAAGACCCGGCCCCTGCGCGTCCTCTCCGAGGAGGACTTCGCCCACTGGCAGACGTACGGCTACATAGTCGTCAAGCAGGCGATCCCCCGCGAGGCCGCCAAGGACCTCCTCGACTTCGCCTGGGAGTTCCAGGGCCTGGACCGCGGCCGCCCCGAGACCTGGTACGAGGACCGCGAGTGGCGCTCCGACCTCGACCGCGAGCTGCACGTCTACGGCTTCGTCGAGGCCTACCACCACCAGCTGATCTGGGACAGCCGCCAGACGCAGCGGGTCTACGACGCCTTCGTCGACGTATGGGACTGCGAGGAGCTCTGGGTCACCCTGGACCGCCTCAACCTCAACCCGCCCAACGTCAAGAACCGTTCCCGCTCCCTGATCGCGCCCACCGAGCGCGGCTTCGACATCAACCTCCACTGGGACGTCGACACCACCCTCGGCGTGCTGCCCCAGCGCGTGCAGGGCATCATCGCGCTCGACGACACCCGCGAGGACCACGGCGGCTTCCAGTGCTGCCCCGAGCTGTTCCGGCAGTTCGACCGGTGGAAGGCGCTCCAGCCGGACGGCCGCGACCCCATCCGCCCCGCGATCGACCGCGACGAGATGCCCGTCGTCCGGCCCGAGCTGGAGGCCGGCGACCTGCTGATCTGGAACGGCCTGCTGGCCCACGGCGTCGCTCCCAACACCTCGAAGGACGGCGTCCGCGCGGTCCAGTACCTCTCGATGATGCCCGCCCTGGAGTCCCACGAGGAGCTCCGCCGCTCCCGCATCGACTCCTGGTCCAACCTGAGCACCCCGGAGTGGAACGCCACGCTGCTCGGGGACGCCCACAAGCACGAATCGCTGCGCTACGGCACCGCCGCCCTCAACGACCTGGGCGCCAAGCTCCTCGGCCTCAAGTCCTGGAACGGGGAAGCCGCATGCGACGCATCTGCCTGA
- a CDS encoding choice-of-anchor A family protein has product MTFPSLVRTGMRYLCLLGVVAGTSLSAAPVAEAAAKPLPGGLGPCVPGNCPDGDYPPINNGGIKYRDNGINIYVGGDFLVREKASEAEGRVVVLGDFDQDKADGVSGVYNIGEAGVGSRVAPPVGADWLTAGGDVTVGSGERLLAEDGVVRYAKDATGTIVGTKKKDPDAAKPYIPLRDELTEASQCYAHPEGGTRTPTGTATHAGGETLFRGDNTSMLQVFNVDFDLMGGSGGQEGIRFEGIPDGATILVNILGTKRTINTYSGTIDDSSQLNKLRSRLLWNFPDATSVEVKGTGQFQGSVLVGNQASMTTVSVPGMNGRFFTTGSLTHTSSASGGGGQEFHNYPFLGDLPDCATAPTSGEVKVVKTDADSGKPVAGAEFELWQETNGDDGLQTSGDDPDTKVGGVCATEKPGECVQTVPLGTYYWRETKAPDGYVLPKPAVFGPLELTAANASEGVSVQAVNKKKPSVKKGEVSVVKKDQDTGRPLSGAVFRLWRETNGTDGLQQKGSDPDTAVGSPCTTTDSGACRRTVAVGTYYWVETKAPNGYALPDPAVFGPLELTAGNAAQGVSVEALNRKHHHPGAVGEITVRKKDEKTGRPLSGAVFQLWRESNGKAGLQSSGAGRDTLVDRGCATDGRGRCDFEGLELGSYYLKETAVPDGYVLPSNTVSGPYKVTAGNAGKGVTVTLTNQRGGGKKGK; this is encoded by the coding sequence GTGACCTTTCCTTCCCTCGTCCGGACCGGAATGAGGTACCTCTGCCTCCTCGGCGTCGTGGCGGGGACGAGCCTGTCGGCCGCGCCCGTCGCCGAGGCCGCCGCGAAGCCCCTGCCCGGCGGCCTCGGCCCCTGCGTGCCGGGCAACTGCCCCGACGGCGACTACCCGCCGATCAACAACGGGGGGATCAAGTACCGCGACAACGGCATCAACATCTATGTGGGCGGGGACTTCCTTGTCCGCGAGAAGGCCTCGGAAGCCGAAGGGCGGGTCGTCGTCCTCGGCGACTTCGACCAGGACAAGGCGGACGGTGTCAGCGGCGTCTACAACATCGGCGAGGCCGGTGTCGGCTCACGGGTGGCACCGCCCGTGGGCGCGGACTGGCTCACCGCGGGCGGCGACGTCACCGTCGGCAGCGGGGAGCGGCTCCTCGCCGAGGACGGCGTGGTGCGGTACGCCAAGGACGCCACCGGCACGATCGTGGGCACCAAGAAGAAGGACCCCGACGCCGCGAAGCCGTACATCCCGCTGCGCGACGAACTGACCGAGGCCAGCCAGTGCTACGCGCACCCCGAGGGCGGCACGCGCACGCCCACCGGGACGGCCACGCACGCGGGTGGCGAGACCCTGTTCCGTGGCGACAACACCTCCATGCTCCAGGTGTTCAACGTCGACTTCGACCTGATGGGCGGCAGCGGCGGCCAGGAGGGCATCCGCTTCGAGGGGATCCCGGACGGCGCCACGATCCTGGTCAACATCCTCGGCACCAAGCGCACCATCAACACCTACAGCGGCACCATCGACGACAGCAGTCAGCTCAACAAGCTCCGCAGCCGCCTGCTGTGGAACTTCCCCGACGCCACCTCGGTGGAGGTCAAGGGCACCGGCCAGTTCCAGGGCAGCGTCCTGGTCGGCAACCAGGCCTCGATGACGACGGTCAGCGTGCCGGGCATGAACGGCCGCTTCTTCACCACGGGCTCGCTCACCCACACCAGCTCGGCTTCGGGCGGCGGCGGCCAGGAGTTCCACAACTATCCCTTCCTCGGCGACCTGCCGGACTGTGCCACCGCACCCACCAGCGGCGAGGTCAAGGTCGTCAAGACCGACGCGGACAGCGGCAAGCCGGTCGCCGGCGCCGAGTTCGAACTCTGGCAGGAGACCAACGGCGACGACGGCCTGCAGACGAGCGGCGACGACCCCGACACGAAGGTCGGCGGCGTCTGCGCCACCGAGAAGCCCGGCGAGTGCGTCCAGACCGTGCCGCTCGGCACGTACTACTGGCGCGAGACCAAGGCCCCCGACGGATACGTGCTGCCGAAGCCTGCGGTCTTCGGACCGCTGGAGCTGACCGCGGCGAACGCCTCCGAAGGAGTGTCCGTCCAGGCCGTCAACAAGAAGAAGCCCTCGGTCAAGAAGGGCGAGGTCAGCGTGGTCAAGAAGGACCAGGACACGGGCAGGCCCCTGTCCGGAGCCGTCTTCCGGCTGTGGCGCGAGACCAACGGCACCGACGGCCTCCAGCAGAAGGGCTCGGACCCCGACACCGCGGTGGGTTCCCCCTGCACGACGACCGACTCCGGCGCCTGCCGCAGGACCGTCGCCGTCGGCACGTACTACTGGGTCGAGACCAAGGCGCCGAATGGGTACGCACTGCCGGACCCGGCGGTCTTCGGGCCGCTCGAACTCACCGCGGGCAACGCCGCACAAGGAGTCTCCGTCGAGGCGCTGAACAGGAAGCACCACCACCCTGGCGCTGTCGGCGAGATCACCGTCCGCAAGAAGGACGAGAAGACGGGCAGGCCGCTGTCCGGCGCCGTCTTCCAGCTGTGGCGCGAGTCCAACGGCAAGGCGGGTCTGCAGTCGTCGGGCGCGGGCCGCGACACCCTCGTCGACCGGGGCTGCGCCACGGACGGCCGTGGCCGGTGCGACTTCGAGGGCCTCGAACTCGGCTCGTACTACCTGAAGGAGACGGCCGTTCCCGATGGCTACGTCCTGCCGTCGAACACCGTCAGCGGCCCGTACAAGGTGACCGCGGGCAACGCCGGGAAGGGCGTCACGGTGACGCTCACCAACCAGCGCGGCGGGGGCAAGAAGGGGAAGTGA